Proteins found in one Magnolia sinica isolate HGM2019 chromosome 5, MsV1, whole genome shotgun sequence genomic segment:
- the LOC131245614 gene encoding protein FAR1-RELATED SEQUENCE 4-like isoform X1 → MWLSEATRVTRSRAKELQPPKPPPPPPPAPATPSPVVDMESDTAECFPTVDIAPFIGRDEMLHKSPVREPIANEGDANLEPNVGMEFESEQEVYSFYNEYARRVGFGVTKRSTRYSRRDKSIIAGFYVCSKYGFKAENGNIKNPRPVTKVGCKAMVKARRKDSGKWELIEVIKEHNHPLTPENVHFFRSHKKICAPQKRNSRTPGVQTDESTPQSNKKTAMSKQSDGMNNLGLTGKDRKTPAEKERRKFLAEGEVQAILEHFMHMHVLNPAFFYATEVDEEQHPKSVFWVDARSRTAYTYFGDVVTFDTTYLTSKYTVPFAPFVGVNHHGQPVLFGCALLADKSKESLVWLFKTWLTAMYGRHPKAIITDQDRVIKAAVAEVFPETRHRLCLWRIMKKVPEKLGQICRANPTFKDDFHDCIYDSLTVDEFEMRWDKLINDFKLGKHAWLQTLYEDRQQWVPVFLKDTFFAGMSVSHRNENVNSFLDAYVSGKTTLKEFVDQYEVALKKQIERETQADFETFHTPPSLRSPSPFEKQMSSVYTKDIFKKFQDEVFGMSACCINIVQQEGAYTMFIVKEWEDFEKMKGRDYKVMWNGHESRISCICRLFEFKGFLCRHALVVLLTAGVPKIPSHYVLKRWTKEMKNRHVLEEDCAEQACVVDRPETMEQRYNDLCQRSIKFAEEGSLSEESYNFALHILQDSMQKLVDARNSIGRLAPRIETSVPRIETSGPRIEASGPRIEASGPRIEASGSHYRVDGSQANNMANLSVLQPANQCYTQESWQHMGREDFDHMGSSEPVYHTRKFYQ, encoded by the exons CCTCCTCCGCCGCCGCCTCCTGCCCCTGCTACTCCTTCCCCTGTCGTTGACATGGAAAGTGATACAGCAGAATGTTTCCCTACAGTGGATATTGCACCCTTCATAGGCAGGGATGAAATGTTGCACAAGTCTCCAGTGAGGGAGCCCATTGCAAATGAAGGAGATGCCAATCTAGAGCCCAATGTGGGTATGGAATTTGAGTCTGAACAGGAAGTGTATTCATTCTATAATGAATATGCTAGGCGTGTTGGCTTTGGTGTCACTAAAAGATCCACCCGTTATTCAAGGAGGGACAAATCAATAATTGCTGGGTTTTACGTATGTTCCAAGTATGGTTTCAAGGCCGAGAATGGAAATATCAAAAACCCACGACCGGTCACAAAGGTTGGTTGCAAAGCAATGGTAAAAGCGAGGAGAAAAGACTCAGGAAAATGGGAATTGATTGAGGTTATCAAAGAACATAACCATCCTCTCACCCCAGAGAATGTGCATTTTTTTCGATCACACAAAAAGATTTGCGCACCTCAAAAGAGAAACTCACGCACTCCAGGAGTACAAACTGATGAGTCCACACCACAATCGAACAAGAAAACTGCAATGAGCAAACAATCTGATGGAATGAACAATCTAGGATTAACAGGCAAAGATCGTAAAACTCCAGCAGAGAAAGAGCGGCGGAAGTTCCTTGCAGAAGGAGAAGTGCAAGCTATTCTTGAGCATTTCATGCATATGCATGTGTTGAATCCTGCATTCTTTTATGCAACAGAAGTAGATGAGGAACAGCATCCAAAAAGTGTTTTTTGGGTTGATGCAAGGTCTCGGACTGCTTATACATACTTTGGTGATGTGGTTACCTTTGACACAACGTATTTAACAAGCAAATATACTGTGCCGTTTGCTCCATTTGTAGGAGTGAACCATCATGGACAGCCAGTGTTGTTTGGTTGTGCGCTTTTAGCAGATAAGTCAAAAGAGTCCCTTGTTTGGTTGTTTAAGACATGGCTTACAGCTATGTACGGAAGGCACCCAAAGGCAATAATTACTGACCAAGATAGGGTCATAAAAGCAGCAGTCGCAGAGGTGTTTCCAGAAACCCGGCATCGCCTTTGTTTATGGCGCATTATGAAAAAGGTTCCAGAGAAATTGGGTCAAATATGTAGAGCCAATCCAACATTCAAAGATGATTTTCATGATTGCATATATGATTCTCTGACAGTTGATGAATTTGAAATGAGATGGGACAAATTGATTAATGATTTCAAGCTTGGGAAGCACGCATGGCTTCAAACATTGTATGAAGATCGTCAACAGTGGGTTCCAGTCTTCTTGAAGGATACGTTTTTTGCTGGGATGTCTGTTTCACATCGAAATGAAAATGTCAACTCTTTTCTCGATGCATACGTGAGTGGAAAAACGACATTGAAAGAGTTTGTAGATCAGTATGAGGTAGCTCTAAAGAAACAGATTGAGAGGGAAACCCAAGCGGATTTTGAGACTTTCCACACACCACCGTCATTGAGGTCACCGTCACCTTTTGAAAAGCAAATGTCATCAGTTTACACAAAAGACATATTCAAGAAATTCCAAGATGAGGTTTTTGGAATGTCTGCTTGTTGTATAAATATTGTGCAGCAGGAAGGGGCATACACAATGTTCATCGTTAAAGAATGGGAAGATTTTGAGAAGATGAAGGGAAGGGATTACAAAGTTATGTGGAATGGGCATGAATCAAGAATTTCTTGTATTTGTCGTTTATTTGAGTTCAAAGGCTTCCTTTGCAGACATGCACTTGTAGTCCTCCTCACTGCAGGCGTACCAAAGATCCCGTCGCATTATGTTCTGAAGCGTTGGACAAAGGAAATGAAGAATAGGCATGTGTTGGAAGAAGATTGTGCTGAACAGGCATGTGTTGTTGATCGCCCTGAAACTATGGAACAGCGTTACAATGACCTATGCCAACGATCCATTAAATTCGCAGAGGAAGGGTCATTATCCGAAGAGAGCTACAACTTTGCATTGCACATACTACAAGACTCCATGCAAAAGCTTGTAGATGCTCGTAATTCTATTGGGAGACTTGCACCCAGAATTGAAACAAGTGTGCCCAGAATTGAAACAAGTGGACCCAGAATTGAAGCTAGTGGGCCCAGAATTGAAGCTAGTGGACCCAGAATCGAAGCTAGTGGTAGTCATTACCGAGTCGATGGAAGTCAAGCTAACAATATGGCAAACCTCTCAGTCCTACAACCTGCCAATCAGTGTTACACACAAGAAAGTTGGCAACATATG GGACGAGAGGATTTTGACCATATGGGTAGTAGTGAACCAGTCTACCACACGAGGAAGTTCTACCAATAG
- the LOC131245614 gene encoding protein FAR-RED IMPAIRED RESPONSE 1-like isoform X2, with protein MESDTAECFPTVDIAPFIGRDEMLHKSPVREPIANEGDANLEPNVGMEFESEQEVYSFYNEYARRVGFGVTKRSTRYSRRDKSIIAGFYVCSKYGFKAENGNIKNPRPVTKVGCKAMVKARRKDSGKWELIEVIKEHNHPLTPENVHFFRSHKKICAPQKRNSRTPGVQTDESTPQSNKKTAMSKQSDGMNNLGLTGKDRKTPAEKERRKFLAEGEVQAILEHFMHMHVLNPAFFYATEVDEEQHPKSVFWVDARSRTAYTYFGDVVTFDTTYLTSKYTVPFAPFVGVNHHGQPVLFGCALLADKSKESLVWLFKTWLTAMYGRHPKAIITDQDRVIKAAVAEVFPETRHRLCLWRIMKKVPEKLGQICRANPTFKDDFHDCIYDSLTVDEFEMRWDKLINDFKLGKHAWLQTLYEDRQQWVPVFLKDTFFAGMSVSHRNENVNSFLDAYVSGKTTLKEFVDQYEVALKKQIERETQADFETFHTPPSLRSPSPFEKQMSSVYTKDIFKKFQDEVFGMSACCINIVQQEGAYTMFIVKEWEDFEKMKGRDYKVMWNGHESRISCICRLFEFKGFLCRHALVVLLTAGVPKIPSHYVLKRWTKEMKNRHVLEEDCAEQACVVDRPETMEQRYNDLCQRSIKFAEEGSLSEESYNFALHILQDSMQKLVDARNSIGRLAPRIETSVPRIETSGPRIEASGPRIEASGPRIEASGSHYRVDGSQANNMANLSVLQPANQCYTQESWQHMGREDFDHMGSSEPVYHTRKFYQ; from the exons ATGGAAAGTGATACAGCAGAATGTTTCCCTACAGTGGATATTGCACCCTTCATAGGCAGGGATGAAATGTTGCACAAGTCTCCAGTGAGGGAGCCCATTGCAAATGAAGGAGATGCCAATCTAGAGCCCAATGTGGGTATGGAATTTGAGTCTGAACAGGAAGTGTATTCATTCTATAATGAATATGCTAGGCGTGTTGGCTTTGGTGTCACTAAAAGATCCACCCGTTATTCAAGGAGGGACAAATCAATAATTGCTGGGTTTTACGTATGTTCCAAGTATGGTTTCAAGGCCGAGAATGGAAATATCAAAAACCCACGACCGGTCACAAAGGTTGGTTGCAAAGCAATGGTAAAAGCGAGGAGAAAAGACTCAGGAAAATGGGAATTGATTGAGGTTATCAAAGAACATAACCATCCTCTCACCCCAGAGAATGTGCATTTTTTTCGATCACACAAAAAGATTTGCGCACCTCAAAAGAGAAACTCACGCACTCCAGGAGTACAAACTGATGAGTCCACACCACAATCGAACAAGAAAACTGCAATGAGCAAACAATCTGATGGAATGAACAATCTAGGATTAACAGGCAAAGATCGTAAAACTCCAGCAGAGAAAGAGCGGCGGAAGTTCCTTGCAGAAGGAGAAGTGCAAGCTATTCTTGAGCATTTCATGCATATGCATGTGTTGAATCCTGCATTCTTTTATGCAACAGAAGTAGATGAGGAACAGCATCCAAAAAGTGTTTTTTGGGTTGATGCAAGGTCTCGGACTGCTTATACATACTTTGGTGATGTGGTTACCTTTGACACAACGTATTTAACAAGCAAATATACTGTGCCGTTTGCTCCATTTGTAGGAGTGAACCATCATGGACAGCCAGTGTTGTTTGGTTGTGCGCTTTTAGCAGATAAGTCAAAAGAGTCCCTTGTTTGGTTGTTTAAGACATGGCTTACAGCTATGTACGGAAGGCACCCAAAGGCAATAATTACTGACCAAGATAGGGTCATAAAAGCAGCAGTCGCAGAGGTGTTTCCAGAAACCCGGCATCGCCTTTGTTTATGGCGCATTATGAAAAAGGTTCCAGAGAAATTGGGTCAAATATGTAGAGCCAATCCAACATTCAAAGATGATTTTCATGATTGCATATATGATTCTCTGACAGTTGATGAATTTGAAATGAGATGGGACAAATTGATTAATGATTTCAAGCTTGGGAAGCACGCATGGCTTCAAACATTGTATGAAGATCGTCAACAGTGGGTTCCAGTCTTCTTGAAGGATACGTTTTTTGCTGGGATGTCTGTTTCACATCGAAATGAAAATGTCAACTCTTTTCTCGATGCATACGTGAGTGGAAAAACGACATTGAAAGAGTTTGTAGATCAGTATGAGGTAGCTCTAAAGAAACAGATTGAGAGGGAAACCCAAGCGGATTTTGAGACTTTCCACACACCACCGTCATTGAGGTCACCGTCACCTTTTGAAAAGCAAATGTCATCAGTTTACACAAAAGACATATTCAAGAAATTCCAAGATGAGGTTTTTGGAATGTCTGCTTGTTGTATAAATATTGTGCAGCAGGAAGGGGCATACACAATGTTCATCGTTAAAGAATGGGAAGATTTTGAGAAGATGAAGGGAAGGGATTACAAAGTTATGTGGAATGGGCATGAATCAAGAATTTCTTGTATTTGTCGTTTATTTGAGTTCAAAGGCTTCCTTTGCAGACATGCACTTGTAGTCCTCCTCACTGCAGGCGTACCAAAGATCCCGTCGCATTATGTTCTGAAGCGTTGGACAAAGGAAATGAAGAATAGGCATGTGTTGGAAGAAGATTGTGCTGAACAGGCATGTGTTGTTGATCGCCCTGAAACTATGGAACAGCGTTACAATGACCTATGCCAACGATCCATTAAATTCGCAGAGGAAGGGTCATTATCCGAAGAGAGCTACAACTTTGCATTGCACATACTACAAGACTCCATGCAAAAGCTTGTAGATGCTCGTAATTCTATTGGGAGACTTGCACCCAGAATTGAAACAAGTGTGCCCAGAATTGAAACAAGTGGACCCAGAATTGAAGCTAGTGGGCCCAGAATTGAAGCTAGTGGACCCAGAATCGAAGCTAGTGGTAGTCATTACCGAGTCGATGGAAGTCAAGCTAACAATATGGCAAACCTCTCAGTCCTACAACCTGCCAATCAGTGTTACACACAAGAAAGTTGGCAACATATG GGACGAGAGGATTTTGACCATATGGGTAGTAGTGAACCAGTCTACCACACGAGGAAGTTCTACCAATAG